The following are encoded in a window of Allosphingosinicella indica genomic DNA:
- the petA gene encoding ubiquinol-cytochrome c reductase iron-sulfur subunit, with protein sequence MATVEQTPDHDGAVEGDGVRRRDFINIAAVSAAGVGGLSVLYPLINQMNPSADVLALASIEVDVSAIQSGQAIKTIWRKQPVFIRNLTPAEQQAANAVPLSELRDPQTLAERTEEGRRNWLITLGVCTHLGCVPLGAAEGENKGEYGGYFCPCHGSHYDTAARIRKGPAPLNLEVPEYTFTSDTIVQIG encoded by the coding sequence ATGGCGACGGTCGAACAAACCCCAGACCATGATGGCGCGGTGGAGGGCGATGGCGTTCGCCGCCGGGACTTCATCAATATCGCCGCGGTCAGTGCTGCCGGCGTCGGCGGCCTCTCGGTGCTCTATCCGCTCATCAACCAGATGAACCCATCGGCCGACGTGCTCGCGCTCGCCTCGATCGAGGTCGACGTTTCCGCGATCCAGTCCGGCCAGGCGATCAAGACGATCTGGCGCAAGCAGCCGGTGTTCATCCGCAACCTCACCCCCGCCGAGCAGCAGGCCGCGAACGCCGTGCCGCTGAGCGAACTGCGCGATCCGCAGACGCTGGCCGAGCGCACCGAAGAGGGGCGCCGCAATTGGCTGATCACGCTCGGCGTCTGCACGCACTTGGGCTGCGTGCCGCTGGGCGCCGCGGAGGGCGAGAACAAGGGCGAATATGGCGGCTATTTCTGCCCCTGCCACGGTTCGCACTACGACACTGCCGCGCGCATCCGCAAAGGCCCGGCGCCGCTCAATCTGGAGGTGCCGGAATATACGTTCACCTCTGACACAATTGTCCAGATAGGCTGA
- a CDS encoding cytochrome b, with protein sequence MSFPWAQQYTPKNPFMQWMDSRLPLPRLVYNSVGAGYPVPRNLNYFWNFGVLAGFALVLQIVTGIVLAMHFAANGAIAFQSVEHIMRDVNQGWLLRYLHANGASFFFVVVYIHIFRGLYYGSYKAPREMVWMLGLVIFLLMMATAFMGYVLPWGQMSFWGAKVITGLFGAIPVVGEPIQTWLLGGFAPDNAALNRFFSLHYLLPFVIAGVVILHIWALHIPGSSNPTGVDVKSPQDTVPFHPYYTAKDGFGLAVALIGLSIFVFFMPNFLGHADNYIEANPLSTPAHIVPEWYFWPFYAILRAFTVDFILPAKLWGVLAMFASILLLFALPWLDKSPVRSGNYRPRFKQFFWLLLIDVAILGYCGGAPAEEPFVMISQIASAYYFAHFLIILPLLSKLERPLPLPASITDSVLHGEKQEAAPLGQGGTAPASAH encoded by the coding sequence ATGAGCTTCCCCTGGGCGCAGCAATATACGCCGAAGAATCCGTTCATGCAGTGGATGGACAGCCGTCTGCCGCTGCCGCGGCTGGTCTACAATTCGGTGGGCGCCGGCTATCCCGTGCCGCGCAACCTCAATTATTTCTGGAATTTCGGCGTGCTCGCCGGCTTCGCGCTGGTGCTGCAGATCGTCACCGGCATCGTGCTGGCGATGCATTTCGCCGCCAATGGCGCGATCGCCTTCCAGTCGGTCGAGCATATCATGCGCGACGTCAACCAGGGCTGGCTGCTGCGCTATCTCCACGCCAACGGCGCCAGCTTTTTCTTCGTCGTCGTCTACATCCATATCTTCCGCGGCCTCTATTACGGTTCCTACAAAGCGCCGCGCGAGATGGTGTGGATGCTCGGCCTCGTCATCTTCCTGCTGATGATGGCCACCGCCTTCATGGGTTATGTGCTTCCGTGGGGCCAGATGAGCTTCTGGGGCGCCAAGGTCATCACCGGCCTGTTCGGCGCGATCCCGGTGGTCGGCGAGCCGATCCAGACGTGGCTGCTCGGCGGTTTCGCGCCCGACAATGCCGCGCTCAACCGCTTCTTCTCGCTCCACTATCTGCTGCCGTTCGTGATTGCGGGTGTCGTCATCCTGCACATCTGGGCGCTGCACATTCCGGGATCGTCCAACCCGACCGGCGTCGACGTGAAGTCGCCGCAGGACACGGTGCCGTTCCATCCTTATTATACCGCCAAGGACGGCTTCGGCCTCGCGGTCGCGCTGATCGGCCTGTCGATCTTCGTGTTCTTCATGCCGAACTTCCTCGGCCATGCGGACAATTACATCGAGGCGAACCCGCTCTCGACTCCGGCGCACATCGTCCCCGAATGGTATTTCTGGCCGTTCTACGCGATCCTGCGCGCCTTCACCGTCGACTTCATCCTGCCGGCAAAGCTGTGGGGCGTGCTCGCGATGTTCGCGTCGATCCTGCTGCTCTTCGCGCTGCCGTGGCTCGACAAGTCGCCGGTCCGCTCGGGCAACTACCGCCCGCGCTTCAAGCAGTTCTTCTGGCTGCTGCTGATCGACGTCGCGATCCTCGGCTATTGCGGCGGCGCGCCGGCGGAAGAGCCGTTCGTGATGATCAGCCAGATCGCTTCGGCTTATTATTTCGCGCACTTCCTCATCATCCTGCCGCTGCTCTCGAAGCTCGAGCGGCCGCTGCCGCTGCCTGCGTCGATCACCGACTCGGTGCTGCACGGCGAGAAGCAGGAAGCGGCGCCATTGGGGCAGGGCGGCACCGCGCCGGCCTCCGCGCATTAA
- the lipB gene encoding lipoyl(octanoyl) transferase LipB — translation MHKPPASQSAAVDGVEWRLSPGPTNYEVALTEMEARAAAVGTGEAPELAWLLEHPPLYTAGTSADPAELFNPQGFPVHKAGRGGRYTYHGPGQRVGYLILDLNRRGRDVRCFVHALEGWVIAALGELGVAAFRAPGRIGIWVAESGTEAKIGAIGVRVRRWVTMHGFAVNVDPDLGHFSGIVPCGIAEFPVTSLAKLGIPDAQNALDAALYRTFARFLASLGTCMEEA, via the coding sequence ATGCATAAGCCGCCCGCTTCGCAATCCGCCGCCGTCGACGGCGTGGAATGGCGCTTGTCGCCGGGGCCAACGAACTATGAGGTCGCGCTGACGGAGATGGAGGCGCGCGCCGCCGCGGTGGGCACCGGCGAGGCGCCCGAACTGGCGTGGCTGCTCGAACACCCGCCGCTCTACACCGCCGGCACCAGCGCCGACCCGGCGGAGCTGTTCAACCCGCAGGGGTTTCCAGTTCACAAGGCCGGGCGCGGCGGGCGTTACACTTACCACGGTCCCGGCCAGCGCGTCGGCTATCTGATTCTCGATCTCAACCGGCGCGGGCGCGACGTGCGCTGCTTTGTCCATGCGCTGGAAGGCTGGGTGATCGCGGCGCTCGGCGAGCTGGGCGTCGCGGCGTTCCGCGCGCCGGGGCGGATCGGCATCTGGGTGGCGGAGAGCGGCACGGAAGCGAAGATCGGCGCGATCGGCGTGCGCGTCCGCCGCTGGGTCACGATGCACGGCTTCGCGGTCAACGTCGATCCCGATCTGGGCCATTTTTCCGGCATCGTGCCGTGCGGAATTGCGGAGTTTCCCGTCACCAGCCTTGCGAAACTCGGCATCCCCGACGCGCAAAATGCTTTGGATGCGGCACTTTATCGCACCTTCGCGCGTTTTCTGGCCTCACTCGGTACGTGCATGGAGGAGGCTTGA
- a CDS encoding tRNA (cytidine(34)-2'-O)-methyltransferase has protein sequence MRIALYQPDQPGNMGAILRLAACTGAQVDVIEPCGFAFSDRGLKRAGMDYVEIAAATRHANWGAFEEVVQGRIVLLTTKGATRLDETAFQPGDTLLMGSESSGVPDDVHARADLRVRIPQVEGTRSLNLAVAAGMALTEALRQTRGWPRG, from the coding sequence ATGCGGATCGCCCTCTATCAGCCCGACCAGCCCGGCAATATGGGCGCGATCCTGCGCCTCGCCGCCTGCACCGGGGCGCAGGTCGACGTCATCGAACCCTGCGGCTTCGCCTTTTCGGACAGGGGATTGAAGCGCGCCGGGATGGATTATGTCGAGATCGCCGCGGCGACCCGGCATGCGAACTGGGGCGCTTTCGAGGAGGTCGTCCAAGGGCGCATCGTGCTGCTGACCACCAAGGGGGCCACGCGGCTCGACGAGACGGCCTTCCAGCCCGGCGACACCTTATTGATGGGATCGGAGAGCAGCGGCGTTCCGGACGACGTCCATGCCCGCGCCGATCTTCGCGTTCGCATTCCGCAGGTGGAGGGTACGCGCTCCCTCAACCTCGCGGTCGCCGCGGGCATGGCGCTGACGGAGGCATTGCGGCAGACGCGTGGCTGGCCCAGAGGATGA
- a CDS encoding DUF3617 domain-containing protein encodes MMKSLNDGYRRALLALGAAMITLTPVAAQGPGALAKLEPGLWQVRMADSDDEPQAMCMADPAMLLQVQHKNAPCSRVVLNTDAKGATVHYTCPANGFGRTSLRVETPRLAKIDTQGIMGSTPFAYRAEARKVGNCGGGRIGSARR; translated from the coding sequence ATGATGAAGAGCTTGAACGACGGATATCGTCGGGCGCTCCTGGCGCTCGGCGCCGCGATGATCACTTTGACGCCGGTTGCGGCACAGGGACCGGGCGCGCTCGCGAAGCTGGAGCCGGGCCTGTGGCAGGTCCGCATGGCCGACTCGGACGACGAGCCGCAGGCGATGTGCATGGCCGATCCGGCGATGCTGCTGCAGGTACAGCACAAGAATGCGCCTTGCTCGCGCGTCGTGCTCAACACCGACGCCAAGGGCGCGACCGTCCATTACACCTGCCCGGCAAACGGCTTCGGCCGCACGTCGCTCCGCGTCGAGACCCCGCGTCTCGCCAAGATCGACACCCAGGGCATCATGGGCAGCACGCCCTTCGCCTATCGCGCCGAGGCGCGGAAGGTGGGCAATTGCGGCGGCGGGCGCATCGGCTCGGCGCGTCGGTAA
- a CDS encoding GNAT family N-acetyltransferase yields MGLTPIEPGHIGTVVTYLEMVERPRAAPMPDSPLRMAAWKDPAPDKYRTLFERVGGRWLWYSRLAMGDAALAAAMADVHAVVDPRGVEVGIVELDFKTAGQCLIRFLGLVPELAGKGHGRWLFAETLARAWAPGVERVAVNTCTLDHPAALSAYLRAGFTAYARAFESFPDPRLAGLLPRDVAPQAPIVPSPESWR; encoded by the coding sequence TTGGGCCTGACCCCGATTGAGCCGGGCCATATCGGCACGGTCGTCACCTATCTGGAAATGGTCGAGCGACCGCGGGCTGCGCCGATGCCCGATTCGCCGCTGCGCATGGCCGCATGGAAGGATCCTGCTCCGGACAAGTACCGCACGCTCTTCGAGCGGGTCGGCGGGCGCTGGCTCTGGTATTCCCGGCTGGCGATGGGCGATGCGGCGCTCGCCGCGGCGATGGCCGACGTCCATGCCGTCGTCGATCCGCGCGGCGTCGAGGTCGGCATAGTCGAGCTCGACTTCAAAACGGCCGGCCAGTGCCTGATCCGCTTCCTGGGGCTGGTGCCCGAACTCGCCGGTAAGGGCCACGGCCGCTGGCTCTTCGCCGAGACGCTGGCGCGCGCCTGGGCGCCCGGCGTCGAGCGCGTTGCGGTCAACACCTGCACGCTCGACCATCCCGCGGCGCTCTCCGCTTACCTCCGCGCCGGCTTCACCGCCTACGCCCGCGCGTTCGAGAGCTTTCCCGATCCGCGCCTCGCCGGGCTGTTGCCGCGCGACGTGGCGCCTCAGGCGCCGATCGTCCCCTCGCCCGAAAGCTGGCGGTAG
- the hemF gene encoding oxygen-dependent coproporphyrinogen oxidase, producing MSGTGNGGSVIEIDDQQQAARDWFESLRDSICAEFEAIEREAGSDAAFEYSPWDRIDPDGAPGGGGVRGLMKGKVFEKVGVNVSTVGGRFSPEFAASIHGASENPSFFATGISLVAHMANPHAPAVHMNTRFLCTTKRWFGGGADLNPPIPYQEDTDAFHACLRAACAAHDPTYYPRFSKWAEEYFFIPHRGVHRGVGGIFYDHLEDHFEANFAFTRGVGEAFLDIFPKLVRKRMDTPFDDADRARQLEWRGRYAEFNLIYDRGTLFGLKTGGNIDAILMSLPPLATWS from the coding sequence ATGAGCGGAACAGGCAATGGAGGCTCCGTGATCGAGATCGACGACCAGCAGCAGGCGGCGCGCGACTGGTTCGAATCGCTGCGCGATAGCATTTGCGCCGAATTCGAGGCGATCGAGCGCGAGGCGGGCAGCGACGCGGCGTTCGAATACAGCCCGTGGGACCGGATCGATCCGGATGGTGCGCCCGGCGGCGGCGGCGTGCGCGGGCTGATGAAGGGCAAGGTGTTCGAGAAGGTCGGCGTCAATGTCTCCACCGTGGGCGGCCGCTTCAGCCCGGAATTCGCCGCCTCAATCCACGGCGCGTCGGAAAACCCCAGCTTTTTCGCCACTGGCATAAGCCTCGTCGCCCACATGGCGAACCCGCACGCGCCCGCGGTGCATATGAACACGCGCTTCCTGTGCACCACGAAGCGCTGGTTCGGTGGCGGCGCGGATCTCAACCCGCCGATCCCCTATCAGGAGGATACCGACGCGTTTCACGCGTGCCTGCGCGCCGCCTGCGCGGCGCACGACCCGACCTATTATCCGCGGTTCAGCAAATGGGCGGAGGAATATTTCTTCATCCCCCATCGCGGCGTCCATCGCGGCGTCGGCGGCATCTTCTACGATCATCTCGAAGATCATTTCGAAGCAAATTTCGCCTTCACCCGCGGCGTCGGCGAGGCGTTTCTCGACATCTTCCCGAAGCTGGTGCGCAAGCGCATGGACACGCCGTTCGACGATGCCGACCGCGCCCGCCAGCTCGAATGGCGGGGCCGCTATGCCGAGTTCAACCTGATCTACGACCGGGGGACGTTGTTCGGGCTAAAGACCGGGGGGAATATCGACGCGATCCTGATGAGCCTGCCGCCGCTCGCGACGTGGAGCTGA
- a CDS encoding ABC transporter permease — translation MNDQPSNWVRHAPGEPVFRNVNWGGLKTLYVKEVRRFFKVQLQTVWAPALTTLLFLVIFTVALGRQGRTVSIGGEAVPFADFLAPGLIIMAMIQNAFANSSFSLLVGKIQGNIVDYLMPPLSIGELMAGLVGAAVTRAILVGAAVWLAMLLWPGVHVAPSHPLALIWFGLMGSTMLALLGLLTSIWAEKFDHAAAVTNFVVAPLSLLSGTFYSIETLSPAFQAVSHANPFFYIISGFRYGFLRAADSPVLFGAFLLLAINVALAFVCYRLLRSGWKLKS, via the coding sequence ATGAACGACCAGCCTTCGAATTGGGTGCGGCACGCCCCCGGCGAACCGGTTTTCCGGAACGTCAACTGGGGCGGCCTCAAGACGCTCTATGTGAAGGAGGTGCGGCGTTTCTTCAAGGTCCAGCTGCAAACCGTCTGGGCGCCCGCGCTGACCACCCTGCTGTTCCTCGTCATCTTCACCGTCGCGCTGGGCCGGCAGGGGCGCACCGTGTCGATCGGCGGCGAGGCGGTGCCGTTCGCTGATTTCCTCGCGCCCGGCCTCATCATCATGGCGATGATCCAGAATGCCTTCGCTAATTCCAGCTTCTCGCTGCTGGTCGGCAAGATCCAGGGCAATATCGTCGATTATCTGATGCCGCCGCTGTCGATCGGCGAGCTGATGGCGGGGCTGGTCGGCGCCGCCGTCACCCGCGCGATCCTGGTCGGCGCCGCGGTCTGGCTGGCGATGCTGCTCTGGCCGGGCGTCCATGTCGCGCCGAGCCACCCGCTCGCGCTCATCTGGTTCGGGCTGATGGGGAGCACGATGCTCGCACTGCTCGGCTTGCTGACCTCGATCTGGGCGGAGAAGTTCGATCATGCCGCAGCGGTCACCAACTTCGTGGTCGCGCCGCTGTCGCTGCTGTCGGGCACTTTCTATTCGATCGAGACACTGTCGCCCGCGTTCCAGGCGGTGAGCCACGCCAACCCGTTCTTCTACATCATCTCGGGCTTTCGCTACGGCTTCCTCCGCGCCGCCGACTCGCCGGTATTGTTCGGCGCGTTCCTTTTGCTCGCGATCAACGTCGCGCTGGCCTTCGTCTGCTACCGGCTGCTCCGCTCGGGCTGGAAACTCAAGAGCTGA
- the queE gene encoding 7-carboxy-7-deazaguanine synthase, which produces MSYAVKEIFLTLQGEGMQAGRRAVFLRFSGCNLWSGREADRATAQCSFCDTDFVGMDGENGGRYDADMLADRVAALWSAGELPLVVITGGEPMLQLDAALIDALHDRGFEIAVESNGTLPAPPGIDWLCISPKAGSEVVQRSGDELKLVWPQAGMEPADLLRWDFAHFLIQPMDCAKGDAARQAAIAYVMAHPGWRLSLQTHKLLGLP; this is translated from the coding sequence GTGAGCTACGCGGTCAAAGAAATTTTCCTGACGTTGCAGGGCGAAGGGATGCAGGCGGGGCGCCGCGCGGTGTTCCTGCGCTTCTCCGGCTGCAACCTCTGGTCGGGCCGCGAGGCGGACCGTGCGACAGCGCAATGCAGTTTCTGCGACACCGATTTCGTCGGCATGGATGGCGAGAATGGCGGGCGCTACGACGCCGATATGCTGGCGGATCGCGTCGCTGCGCTGTGGAGCGCCGGCGAATTGCCGCTGGTGGTGATTACCGGCGGCGAACCGATGCTCCAGCTCGACGCGGCGCTGATCGACGCGCTCCACGACCGGGGCTTCGAGATCGCGGTCGAATCGAACGGGACATTGCCCGCGCCTCCCGGGATCGACTGGCTGTGCATCAGTCCCAAGGCGGGAAGCGAGGTTGTCCAGCGATCCGGCGACGAGCTGAAGCTGGTCTGGCCGCAGGCAGGCATGGAGCCCGCCGATCTTCTGCGCTGGGACTTCGCGCATTTCCTCATCCAGCCGATGGACTGCGCCAAGGGCGATGCCGCGCGGCAGGCGGCGATCGCCTACGTCATGGCGCATCCCGGCTGGCGCCTCAGCCTCCAGACCCACAAACTGCTGGGGCTGCCGTAA
- a CDS encoding aspartate aminotransferase family protein, translating to MAVTPLMPVYPRSPVRPVRGEGCYLYGEGGETYLDFASGIAVNLLGHGHPHLTKAIQDQAATLIHVSNLYGSPQGEALAQRLVDSTFADTVFFTNSGAEAVECAIKTARRYHHHHGRPEKHTLITFKNAFHGRTLGTISATDQAKLRDGFAPLLPGFTVAEFDNLDAAKAAIDDHTAGFLVEPVQGEGGIRPASQEFMKGLRALADEHDLMLVLDEVQCGVARTGKLYAYEHYGIEPDILASAKGIGGGFPMGACLATEKAAAGMVIGTHGSTYGGGPLAMAAGGAVLDVVNTPEFLERVTRMGDRLRGALEQMIPNHDHLFESVRGLGLMLGIKMKTDSRAFVTYLRDHGLLTVAAGDNVMRVLPPLVIEDSHIAEFVEKLSEAARQYELPQEAA from the coding sequence ATGGCCGTCACGCCGCTCATGCCCGTCTACCCCCGTTCGCCCGTGCGTCCGGTCCGCGGAGAGGGCTGCTACCTCTATGGCGAGGGCGGCGAGACCTATCTGGATTTCGCCAGCGGCATCGCGGTCAACCTGCTCGGCCACGGCCATCCGCACCTTACCAAGGCGATCCAGGACCAAGCGGCGACGCTGATCCACGTCTCCAACCTCTACGGCAGCCCGCAGGGCGAGGCGCTGGCGCAGCGGCTGGTCGACAGCACCTTCGCCGACACGGTGTTCTTCACCAATTCGGGCGCCGAGGCGGTCGAGTGCGCGATCAAGACCGCGCGCCGCTACCACCATCATCACGGCCGGCCCGAGAAGCACACCCTCATCACGTTCAAGAACGCCTTCCACGGCCGCACGCTCGGCACGATCAGCGCGACCGACCAAGCCAAGCTGCGCGACGGCTTCGCGCCTTTGCTCCCCGGCTTCACCGTCGCCGAGTTCGACAATCTCGACGCGGCGAAGGCGGCGATCGACGATCATACCGCGGGTTTCCTCGTCGAGCCGGTGCAGGGCGAGGGTGGTATCCGCCCCGCCAGCCAGGAGTTCATGAAGGGCCTCCGCGCGCTCGCCGACGAACATGATCTGATGCTGGTGTTGGACGAAGTGCAGTGCGGCGTAGCGCGCACCGGCAAGCTCTACGCCTACGAGCATTACGGCATCGAGCCCGACATCCTCGCCAGCGCCAAGGGTATCGGCGGCGGCTTTCCGATGGGCGCCTGCCTCGCGACCGAGAAGGCGGCGGCCGGCATGGTCATCGGCACCCACGGTTCCACCTATGGCGGAGGGCCGCTTGCGATGGCTGCGGGCGGCGCGGTGCTCGACGTGGTCAACACCCCCGAATTTCTGGAGCGGGTCACTCGCATGGGCGATCGCCTCCGCGGCGCGCTGGAGCAGATGATCCCCAACCACGATCATCTCTTCGAAAGCGTCCGCGGCCTCGGCCTGATGCTCGGCATCAAGATGAAGACCGACAGCCGCGCCTTCGTCACCTACCTGCGCGATCACGGCCTGCTCACCGTCGCGGCCGGCGACAATGTGATGCGCGTGCTGCCACCGTTGGTGATCGAGGATTCGCACATCGCCGAGTTCGTCGAGAAGCTGTCCGAAGCCGCGCGGCAGTACGAGCTTCCGCAGGAAGCCGCCTGA
- a CDS encoding DoxX family protein, which produces MRWLLLPSLALFEDAALFGLRAVTGAFLIYQSHDNVLSAARMTEFVEFMAAHGFVAPALLAPFAIFWQMAAGIGFPIGFAVRWLGLITAIQFVVACWMVHWPMDFNGWWPALILVFLGLYFAARGGGRYGVDSWLEARAARS; this is translated from the coding sequence ATGCGCTGGCTGCTGCTTCCGTCTCTAGCCCTGTTCGAAGATGCCGCGCTCTTCGGGTTGCGCGCGGTCACCGGTGCGTTCCTGATCTACCAGAGTCACGACAACGTGCTGAGCGCGGCCCGGATGACCGAATTCGTCGAGTTCATGGCGGCGCATGGCTTCGTGGCGCCCGCGCTGCTAGCGCCTTTCGCGATCTTCTGGCAGATGGCGGCTGGCATCGGCTTTCCGATCGGTTTCGCCGTTCGCTGGCTGGGCCTGATCACCGCCATCCAGTTCGTCGTCGCCTGCTGGATGGTGCATTGGCCGATGGACTTCAACGGCTGGTGGCCGGCGCTGATCCTCGTCTTCCTCGGCCTCTATTTCGCGGCACGAGGCGGAGGACGTTACGGGGTCGATTCCTGGCTTGAGGCACGCGCCGCAAGAAGTTGA
- a CDS encoding GcrA family cell cycle regulator: MSWTDERIDRLKALWSKGMTASQIAEELGGVSRNAVIGKAHRLGLQSRPSPVKPNEPAAKKADKPAADKPAAAAAKPAPRPEAKPATPAPRPAAPAPQAAQPAQPGQQPPRSDQPRIVSVGPGGFLRQTPGDQPSPIPPAPPRRLVPAKPSAEVADKTSLLDLNERICKWPIGHPGEPDFHFCGAPSNPGFPYCVEHCGVAYQAQMPRRDRRPPPPLPFGGPRVR, translated from the coding sequence ATGTCCTGGACCGACGAACGTATCGATCGGCTGAAGGCGCTGTGGAGCAAGGGCATGACCGCGAGCCAGATCGCGGAGGAGCTCGGCGGCGTCTCGCGCAACGCGGTGATCGGCAAGGCGCATCGCTTGGGTCTCCAGTCGCGTCCCTCACCGGTGAAGCCCAACGAGCCCGCCGCCAAGAAGGCCGACAAGCCGGCTGCGGACAAGCCGGCCGCTGCCGCCGCGAAGCCTGCGCCGCGCCCTGAGGCCAAGCCGGCGACCCCTGCACCGCGCCCGGCCGCGCCGGCGCCTCAGGCGGCGCAGCCTGCACAGCCCGGCCAGCAGCCGCCGCGCAGTGACCAGCCGCGCATCGTCTCGGTCGGACCGGGCGGCTTCCTTCGCCAGACGCCCGGCGATCAGCCGAGCCCGATTCCGCCCGCGCCGCCGCGCCGCCTGGTGCCCGCCAAGCCGAGCGCCGAGGTTGCCGACAAGACGAGCCTGCTCGATCTCAACGAGCGCATCTGCAAATGGCCGATCGGCCATCCCGGCGAGCCCGATTTTCACTTCTGCGGCGCGCCGTCCAACCCGGGCTTTCCTTATTGCGTCGAGCATTGCGGGGTCGCCTATCAGGCGCAGATGCCGCGCCGCGACCGCCGCCCCCCGCCGCCCCTCCCCTTCGGCGGCCCGCGCGTCCGCTGA
- the queC gene encoding 7-cyano-7-deazaguanine synthase QueC produces MTQSQKFAVVLLSGGLDSMVAAAQAREAGYGLFALTVDYNQRHRIELEAAARIATALGAARHVVLPLDLSAFGGSALTADIAVPKGGVAAEGIPITYVPARNTIFLSLALGWAEAAGARDLFIGVNALDYSGYPDCRPEFVEAFEAMAARATKAGVEGDRFVVHTPLMEMTKADIAAEAARLGLDAGMSWSCYDPTTDGRHCGLCDSCRLRAKGFAEAGLADPTVYAARP; encoded by the coding sequence ATGACCCAATCGCAAAAATTCGCTGTCGTTCTGCTTTCTGGCGGGCTCGACTCGATGGTCGCCGCCGCTCAGGCGCGCGAGGCGGGCTATGGCCTGTTCGCGCTCACCGTCGATTATAACCAGCGGCACCGGATCGAACTTGAGGCCGCGGCGCGGATCGCGACGGCGCTTGGCGCGGCGCGGCATGTCGTGCTGCCGCTCGATCTCTCGGCCTTCGGCGGATCGGCGCTGACCGCAGACATCGCGGTGCCCAAGGGGGGTGTGGCGGCGGAGGGGATACCCATCACGTACGTCCCCGCACGCAACACCATCTTCCTCAGCCTCGCGCTCGGCTGGGCGGAGGCGGCGGGTGCGCGCGATCTCTTCATCGGCGTCAATGCGCTCGATTATTCGGGTTATCCTGATTGCCGGCCGGAGTTCGTCGAAGCGTTCGAGGCGATGGCCGCGCGCGCGACCAAGGCCGGGGTCGAGGGCGATAGATTTGTCGTCCACACGCCGCTCATGGAGATGACCAAGGCCGACATTGCGGCGGAAGCGGCGCGTCTCGGCCTCGACGCGGGGATGAGCTGGTCCTGCTACGATCCCACGACGGACGGCCGCCATTGCGGCCTGTGCGATTCCTGCCGGCTGCGCGCCAAGGGCTTTGCCGAAGCGGGCCTCGCCGATCCCACCGTTTACGCCGCGCGCCCGTGA
- a CDS encoding Hsp33 family molecular chaperone HslO codes for MTSPIATHSATAHLDQAVGFTIPARHARGRLVRLGGALDAILAAHAYPAPIARTLSEALVLTALLGAMLKDAEGQLTLQAQTESGIVDLMVCDYRGGDLRGYVRFDTERLAAEQGLPDLCSLFGKGYLAITFDQAASQERYQGIVPLEGDSLAEAAESYFCQSEQIPSLVRLSVNDTGHIAGGILLQHLPEGEEGRERLHTRLDHPEWEHVKALAVTTKASELTDPALPLDDLLWRLFHEEEEVRVLGAVPLARGCRCTEAHIRSVIARFPEDERAEMIDENGVINVDCEFCSKVFPISFNDTTA; via the coding sequence ATGACGTCCCCGATCGCAACGCATTCCGCCACCGCCCATCTCGATCAGGCGGTGGGCTTCACCATCCCCGCGCGCCACGCTCGCGGTCGGCTCGTCCGGCTGGGCGGCGCGCTCGACGCGATCCTCGCGGCGCACGCCTATCCGGCGCCGATCGCGCGCACCCTGTCCGAGGCTCTGGTGCTGACCGCGCTGCTCGGCGCGATGCTCAAGGATGCTGAGGGCCAACTCACTCTGCAGGCGCAGACCGAAAGCGGCATCGTCGATCTCATGGTCTGCGATTATCGCGGCGGCGATCTGCGCGGCTACGTCCGTTTCGACACGGAACGGCTAGCCGCGGAGCAGGGTTTGCCGGACCTGTGCAGCCTGTTCGGCAAGGGCTATCTCGCGATCACCTTCGATCAGGCGGCGAGCCAGGAGCGCTACCAGGGCATCGTGCCGCTGGAGGGCGACTCATTGGCCGAGGCGGCGGAAAGCTATTTCTGCCAGTCCGAGCAGATCCCCAGCCTCGTCCGCCTGTCGGTCAACGATACCGGCCATATCGCCGGCGGCATCCTCCTTCAGCATCTGCCGGAGGGCGAGGAGGGGCGCGAGCGGCTCCACACCCGCCTCGACCATCCGGAATGGGAGCATGTGAAGGCGCTCGCCGTCACCACCAAGGCGAGCGAGCTGACCGATCCGGCACTGCCGCTCGACGATCTCCTGTGGCGGCTGTTTCACGAGGAAGAGGAGGTGCGCGTGCTCGGCGCCGTGCCGCTGGCGCGCGGCTGTCGCTGCACCGAGGCGCATATCCGCAGCGTCATCGCCCGCTTCCCGGAAGACGAGCGTGCCGAAATGATCGACGAAAACGGCGTCATCAATGTCGATTGCGAATTCTGCTCGAAGGTTTTTCCCATAAGTTTCAATGACACCACCGCCTGA